A window of the Paraburkholderia sp. ZP32-5 genome harbors these coding sequences:
- a CDS encoding cupin domain-containing protein, with translation MSKNAVVSEDMAKKFATEKETAYTRWIAQQGLDIIDGHYVQDLRTVDLKDWARRGGKGVYINHEASRTSNDCYVCEIPPGKSLAPQRQLFEEMIYVLSGRGSTTVRNEAGAEVTFEWQAGALFAIPLNCWHTHYNTSGKDAARFVAVTNGPPTINALEDIDFIFGTAYDFKNRFNGEPDYFANGGEQKGLLMETNFVADAVNLPLISAAERGAGGGHIRFNMARGSQNSHISQFPTSTYKKAHSHGPGAHVIIMSGSGYSMMWREGEEPKRYDWQAGSLITPANGEFHQHFNTNPNPSRYLALKHEVVSQRNSQGVPKAWISRRIGGCQIDYADENPVIRSTFSSELEKIGLSMQMDAAYVKELETLPALAG, from the coding sequence ATGAGCAAGAATGCAGTTGTTTCCGAGGACATGGCGAAGAAATTCGCTACCGAGAAGGAAACGGCGTATACGCGCTGGATTGCCCAACAGGGTCTGGACATTATCGACGGGCACTACGTTCAGGACCTGCGTACGGTCGATCTGAAGGATTGGGCACGTCGTGGCGGCAAGGGTGTCTACATCAACCACGAAGCGTCGCGCACGTCGAACGACTGCTACGTCTGCGAAATTCCGCCGGGCAAGTCGCTCGCGCCGCAGCGCCAGTTGTTCGAAGAAATGATCTATGTGCTGAGCGGCCGGGGATCGACTACCGTGCGCAACGAAGCCGGCGCGGAAGTCACGTTCGAATGGCAAGCCGGTGCGCTGTTCGCTATTCCGCTGAATTGCTGGCACACGCACTACAACACGTCGGGCAAGGACGCCGCGCGTTTCGTCGCGGTCACGAACGGCCCGCCCACCATCAACGCACTCGAAGACATCGATTTCATCTTCGGCACGGCATACGACTTCAAGAACCGTTTCAACGGCGAGCCCGACTACTTCGCGAATGGCGGCGAACAGAAGGGTCTGCTGATGGAAACGAACTTCGTCGCCGATGCGGTGAATCTGCCGTTGATCAGCGCGGCTGAACGTGGTGCCGGCGGCGGTCACATTCGCTTCAACATGGCGCGCGGTTCGCAGAACAGCCACATTTCGCAGTTCCCGACCTCGACGTACAAGAAGGCTCACTCGCACGGCCCCGGCGCGCACGTGATCATCATGAGCGGCTCGGGTTACTCGATGATGTGGCGTGAAGGCGAAGAGCCGAAGCGTTACGACTGGCAAGCCGGCTCGCTGATCACGCCGGCTAACGGTGAATTCCACCAGCATTTCAACACCAACCCGAATCCGTCGCGTTACCTTGCGCTCAAGCATGAAGTCGTGTCGCAGCGTAATTCGCAAGGCGTGCCGAAGGCGTGGATTTCGCGTCGCATCGGCGGCTGCCAGATCGACTACGCGGATGAAAATCCGGTCATCCGTTCGACGTTCTCGTCTGAACTGGAAAAGATCGGCCTCTCGATGCAGATGGATGCCGCGTACGTGAAGGAACTGGAAACGCTGCCGGCGCTCGCGGGTTGA
- a CDS encoding cupin domain-containing protein yields MAWTESGNWLAGEQNQALYKGLLENAEQASERNAKRAKIVRPENMPWEMSRQGLLKHLLNEGMNTRMETVDAYMQIIPPGSKSGKHRHLAEECLYVLEGRGYDLHQDYDVEIVDQYAWKPVGEVKRFEWEAGDVIYIPPGTAHQHFNADPDRPVRLISAINRIFWKSGLNDLQQLEDAPEYDPGVTLTAEKIREYLKNTATV; encoded by the coding sequence ATGGCATGGACCGAATCGGGAAACTGGCTGGCAGGCGAACAGAATCAGGCGCTTTACAAGGGCCTGCTGGAGAACGCTGAACAGGCCTCGGAGCGCAACGCCAAGCGCGCCAAGATCGTGCGGCCGGAGAACATGCCGTGGGAAATGTCGCGTCAAGGCCTGCTCAAGCATCTGCTGAACGAAGGCATGAATACGCGCATGGAGACGGTCGATGCGTACATGCAGATCATTCCGCCGGGCAGCAAGTCGGGTAAGCACCGTCACCTCGCGGAAGAGTGCCTGTACGTGCTCGAAGGCCGCGGCTATGACCTGCATCAGGACTACGACGTCGAAATCGTCGATCAGTACGCGTGGAAGCCGGTCGGTGAAGTCAAGCGCTTCGAGTGGGAAGCCGGCGACGTGATCTACATTCCGCCCGGCACCGCGCACCAGCATTTCAATGCGGACCCGGATCGTCCCGTGCGCCTGATCTCCGCGATCAACCGCATCTTCTGGAAGAGCGGCCTGAACGATCTGCAGCAACTCGAAGACGCACCGGAATACGATCCGGGCGTCACGCTCACGGCCGAGAAGATTCGCGAGTATCTGAAGAACACGGCAACCGTTTAA